The Nostoc sp. 'Lobaria pulmonaria (5183) cyanobiont' genome window below encodes:
- a CDS encoding LabA-like NYN domain-containing protein, protein MLNNLENDSIFTPEQVLENRGRVAIFIDGSNLFYAALQLGIEIDYTKLLCRLTGGSRLLRSFFYTGVDRTNEKQQGFLLWMRRNGYRVIAKDLVQLPDGSKKANLDVEIAVDMMALVDSYDTAVLVSGDGDLAYAVNSVSYRGVRVEVVSLRSMTSDSLINVSDRYIDLEAIKEDIQKTPRQSYPYRPLSGIGFLEDPRTSDGHLEIQE, encoded by the coding sequence AATAATTTGGAAAACGATTCAATATTTACGCCAGAACAAGTTTTGGAGAATCGGGGTAGGGTCGCCATATTTATTGATGGCTCAAATTTATTTTACGCTGCACTGCAACTAGGGATTGAAATTGATTACACGAAGTTATTATGTCGATTAACAGGAGGTTCTAGATTACTCCGTTCTTTTTTCTACACTGGTGTAGATCGGACAAACGAGAAGCAACAGGGGTTTCTGCTGTGGATGCGTCGCAATGGCTATCGAGTCATTGCTAAAGATTTAGTCCAACTACCAGATGGCTCTAAAAAAGCTAACCTGGATGTAGAAATAGCAGTAGACATGATGGCACTAGTAGATTCTTATGATACCGCAGTTTTAGTTAGCGGTGATGGGGATTTGGCTTATGCGGTAAATTCAGTTAGCTATCGTGGCGTGCGGGTAGAAGTTGTGAGCTTGCGTTCGATGACCAGCGACAGCTTAATTAATGTGAGCGATCGCTACATTGATTTAGAAGCTATCAAAGAAGATATTCAAAAAACCCCTCGCCAAAGCTATCCATACCGACCGTTATCTGGTATCGGTTTTTTGGAAGACCCCAGAACTAGTGACGGACACCTAGAAATCCAAGAATAA